The following coding sequences lie in one Apium graveolens cultivar Ventura chromosome 1, ASM990537v1, whole genome shotgun sequence genomic window:
- the LOC141661106 gene encoding uncharacterized protein LOC141661106, whose protein sequence is MSQRSLEIHQSTRNTQLNWTSYGCSTASEVRPTVCSTFDKNMAIDSPQGGGRGGSGTNEQMWMYNNPTTDIYPAPGDHSFMTTSTLGPHIPPQPNYASSSMRPYYPLNNSWDARSYPHPPNPISLGLVSTVHRAPVVPPPFLPPSVTPLTEMVASSVHQFDETFFRPPVPPQPDLAPP, encoded by the exons ATGTCACAAAGGAGTCTTGAAATTCATCAAAGCACAAGGAATACACAGTTGAATTGGACTTCATATGGTTGCAGCACTGCATCTGAAGTTAGACCAACTGTTTGTAGTACGTTTGACAAAAATATGGCAATAGATTCTCCACAAGGAG GTGGCCGTGGGGGTTCAGGTACAAATGAACAGATGTGGATGTATAATAATCCTACAACAGATATATATCCTGCACCAGGGGATCATTCTTTTATGACAACTTCAACACTGGGACCTCATATACCACCACAACCAAATTATGCATCTTCATCGATGAGACCTTATTACCCTCTTAATAATTCCTGGGATGCGCGGAGTTATCCTCATCCACCAAATCCAATCTCATTGGGTTTAGTTTCCACTGTTCATCGTGCTCCAGTAGTTCCACCTCCATTTCTACCTCCGTCTGTGACTCCTCTTACAGAAATGGTAGCGAGCTCAGTGCATCAGTTTGATGAGACGTTCTTTCGGCCTCCTGTGCCACCTCAGCCAGACCTGGCACCTCCATAA
- the LOC141661134 gene encoding uncharacterized protein LOC141661134 isoform X1 — MKFDDETIWTRGASREAFYSSCIKNFKKYYAYPFPYDEEDGDQVVRSYLHRNWKSYLSAERGQLVEKVKHLLEAGYTEKDFNIRDEGLKPYSYSQRTWNSMCDYWEAEKFKKLSTNGQNARSKVEFVSRSGAKPFEQRRQVAFFPEINEKRAGKGELPISEDEFMEIAYNPTQPAVQDLQKKMKKARIELAPEFELIEEPSSPRAQREFYKKKEIIVLTKARFPRKGKINLYPQNTLAELLGPWDALQVIKKQK, encoded by the exons ATGAAATTTGATGACGAGACTATCTGGACACGGGGAGCTTCACGTGAAGCTTTTTACAGCTCGTGTATCAAGAATTTTAAA AAGTATTATGCTTATCCATTTCCTTATGATGAGGAAGATGGGGACCAGGTTGTGAGATCCTATCTGCATAGGAATTGGAAGTCTTATCTTAGTGCTGAGAGGGGCCAACTCGTGGAAAAAGTGAAACATCTATTGGAGGCTGGATATACTGAGAAAGACTTTAACATCAGGGATGAAGGATTGAAGCCCTACTCCTACTCGCAGCGCACATGGAATTCTATGTGTGATTATTGGGAGGCTGAAAAGTTTAAAAAGTTATCCACTAATGGCCAGAATGCCCGAAGTAAGGTTGAATTTGTATCTCGTAGCGGGGCCAAACCGTTTGAGCAGAGACGTCAGGTAGCATTCTTTCCT GAAATAAATGAAAAACGAGCGGGTAAAGGAGAGTTGCCTATCTCTGAAGATGAATTTATGGAAATAGCGTATAATCCAACTCAACCAGCTGTGCAAGATCTACAG AAAAAAATGAAAAAGGCGCGTATTGAATTGGCACCTGAGTTCGAGCTTATCGAAGAACCTTCATCCCCCCGTGCCCAAAGggaattttataaaaaaaaagagATCATTGTGTTGACTAAAGCAAGATTTCCAAGGAAAGGAAAGATCAACCTTTATCCCCAAAACACTCTGGCTGAACTTCTGGGCCCATGGGATGCACTACAAGTGATTAAGAAACAAAAATAG
- the LOC141661134 gene encoding uncharacterized protein LOC141661134 isoform X2, whose amino-acid sequence MKFDDETIWTRGASREAFYSSCIKNFKKYYAYPFPYDEEDGDQVVRSYLHRNWKSYLSAERGQLVEKVKHLLEAGYTEKDFNIRDEGLKPYSYSQRTWNSMCDYWEAEKFKKLSTNGQNARSKVEFVSRSGAKPFEQRRQEINEKRAGKGELPISEDEFMEIAYNPTQPAVQDLQKKMKKARIELAPEFELIEEPSSPRAQREFYKKKEIIVLTKARFPRKGKINLYPQNTLAELLGPWDALQVIKKQK is encoded by the exons ATGAAATTTGATGACGAGACTATCTGGACACGGGGAGCTTCACGTGAAGCTTTTTACAGCTCGTGTATCAAGAATTTTAAA AAGTATTATGCTTATCCATTTCCTTATGATGAGGAAGATGGGGACCAGGTTGTGAGATCCTATCTGCATAGGAATTGGAAGTCTTATCTTAGTGCTGAGAGGGGCCAACTCGTGGAAAAAGTGAAACATCTATTGGAGGCTGGATATACTGAGAAAGACTTTAACATCAGGGATGAAGGATTGAAGCCCTACTCCTACTCGCAGCGCACATGGAATTCTATGTGTGATTATTGGGAGGCTGAAAAGTTTAAAAAGTTATCCACTAATGGCCAGAATGCCCGAAGTAAGGTTGAATTTGTATCTCGTAGCGGGGCCAAACCGTTTGAGCAGAGACGTCAG GAAATAAATGAAAAACGAGCGGGTAAAGGAGAGTTGCCTATCTCTGAAGATGAATTTATGGAAATAGCGTATAATCCAACTCAACCAGCTGTGCAAGATCTACAG AAAAAAATGAAAAAGGCGCGTATTGAATTGGCACCTGAGTTCGAGCTTATCGAAGAACCTTCATCCCCCCGTGCCCAAAGggaattttataaaaaaaaagagATCATTGTGTTGACTAAAGCAAGATTTCCAAGGAAAGGAAAGATCAACCTTTATCCCCAAAACACTCTGGCTGAACTTCTGGGCCCATGGGATGCACTACAAGTGATTAAGAAACAAAAATAG